The sequence TCACCATGGGAGCACGACCTATTGCTTCACTAAACAGCTTGCGTTTTGGTAATCTGAAAGATAAAAAGACACAGCATTTACTAGCTGGCGTTGTTAAAGGGATTGGCCATTACGGGAACTGTTTTGGTGTTCCTACTGTGGGGGGAGAAGTTTATTTTGAAGATTGCTACCATACCAATCCGCTGGTGAATGCCATGAGTGTGGGTATTATGCAAGCCAATAAAATGGTGAGTGCTACCGCAAAGGGGACTGGGAATCCAGTAATTTATGTGGGTAGTGCCACTGGGAAGGATGGGATTGGAGGAGCGAGCTTTGCCAGCGCCGATATTACGCATGATTCTGTTCAGGAGCTTCCTGCTGTTCAGGTAGGAGATCCATTCCAAGAGAAAAAATTACTGGAAGCTTGTTTGGAAGTATTGGAAACCGGTGCTGTTGTTGGTATGCAGGATATGGGAGCGGCCGGGATTATTTGTTCTACCGCTGAAATGAGTGCCAAAGGCAATGTGGGCATGCATATTGATCTGGAGAAAGTACCTACCCGTCAGCAAAATATGAAAGCCTGGGAATTGTTGTTGAGTGAAAGCCAGGAGCGTATGCTGATGGTAGTAGAGAAGGGACGTGAAGCGGAAGTGGTTGCTGTTTTTGAAAAATGGGATTTAAGTGCTAGTACAATCGGTTATGTTACGGACGACGGTATGCTGAACTTTCATATGAATGGGGTTTTGGAAGCTAGCATTCCCGCATATGAATTGGTATTGGGCGGAGGGGCACCTCAGTACACTAGAGCGTACAAAGAACCAGCCTACTTTGCTAAAATCAATTCTTTTGACCTTAGCACGGTATCAGATACGGAAGACATTAAAGCAACTGCAGAGGCCTTAATCAGCCTACCCAATATTGCCAGTAAAAGATGGGTATATACCCAATATGACAGCATGGTAGGTGCTGCTAATACAAGTACAAACGATCCAAGTGATGCTGCTGTAGTACTGGCAAAAGGAACAGGTAAAGCTTTGGCTGTAACAGTTGATTGCAACAGCAAATATGTTTTTGCCAACCCCAAAATTGGAGGTATGATTGCTGTTGCGGAAGCTGCCAGAAATATTGTTTGCAGTGGTGGAGAGCCGATTGGTGTTACCAACTGTCTCAATTTTGGTAACCCTTATGATCCTGAAGTGTATTATCAGTTTGTTCATGCGGTAACCGGGATGGGTGAAGCCTGTAAGAAATTCAATACACCTGTTACAGGTGGTAATGTAAGTTTCTACAACCAGAATCCGGATGGTCCTGTTTATCCAACTCCAACCATTGGTATGGTAGGCGTGCTGGATGATATAGCCCAAAAAATGACTATGCATTTTAAAGAAGCTGGCGATGTAATTGTACTGATTGGTAATCAGCAAAATGATATTGCATCCAGTGAATATTTACATAAGTTGAAAAGTGTCAGCCACTCTCCGGCTCCTTACTTTAATTTGGATGAAGAGTATATGATGCAGCAATTCCTTGCCAATTGCATTAAAACGAAAATGGTGAAGAGTGCACATGATATTAGTGAAGGGGGATTGATGATTACTTTACTTGAAAGCGGATTTGCAGGAGACAAAGGTTTTGATGTAAGTCCTGTTGTTACTATTCGTAAAGATGCCTATTGGTTCGGAGAAGCTCAGGGACGTGTTGTTCTTTCTTTATCTGCAGAAAAGCTAGCTGCCTTTACTGCATTGGCCAATGAAAACAATATACCTGTAACAACTTTGGGTGCTGTAACAGATAATGAAGTTATTGTTAACGGAAGCAACTGGGGCTCTATCAATAGCTGGAAAGAGAAATATGATACGGCAATTGAGAAAATGATACAGGGATAATGGATAATAAGCTATCCATATTGGTAACAGGTGCTGCAGGATTTATTGGCAGTTGTATGGTTCAGCATTTGAACGATCTTGGGTTTGAACAGTTATATCTGGCAGACGATTTTGGAGTAGAGGAAAAAAGAAAAAACTGGGAGCAAAAAAAGTTCCT is a genomic window of Sediminibacterium sp. TEGAF015 containing:
- the purL gene encoding phosphoribosylformylglycinamidine synthase subunit PurL; this translates as MEITVKTAQQLRLTEEEFELIKQKLGRTPNFTELCAFSGMWSEHCSYKNSIKWLKTLPREGGRMLVAAGEENAGLMDMGNGFGVVFKIESHNHPSAIEPFQGAATGVGGIQRDIFTMGARPIASLNSLRFGNLKDKKTQHLLAGVVKGIGHYGNCFGVPTVGGEVYFEDCYHTNPLVNAMSVGIMQANKMVSATAKGTGNPVIYVGSATGKDGIGGASFASADITHDSVQELPAVQVGDPFQEKKLLEACLEVLETGAVVGMQDMGAAGIICSTAEMSAKGNVGMHIDLEKVPTRQQNMKAWELLLSESQERMLMVVEKGREAEVVAVFEKWDLSASTIGYVTDDGMLNFHMNGVLEASIPAYELVLGGGAPQYTRAYKEPAYFAKINSFDLSTVSDTEDIKATAEALISLPNIASKRWVYTQYDSMVGAANTSTNDPSDAAVVLAKGTGKALAVTVDCNSKYVFANPKIGGMIAVAEAARNIVCSGGEPIGVTNCLNFGNPYDPEVYYQFVHAVTGMGEACKKFNTPVTGGNVSFYNQNPDGPVYPTPTIGMVGVLDDIAQKMTMHFKEAGDVIVLIGNQQNDIASSEYLHKLKSVSHSPAPYFNLDEEYMMQQFLANCIKTKMVKSAHDISEGGLMITLLESGFAGDKGFDVSPVVTIRKDAYWFGEAQGRVVLSLSAEKLAAFTALANENNIPVTTLGAVTDNEVIVNGSNWGSINSWKEKYDTAIEKMIQG